In Neisseria brasiliensis, the following proteins share a genomic window:
- a CDS encoding copper chaperone PCu(A)C encodes MKKLLATLIIAGLATSASAAGIHVKDAWARATVEGMHMSGAFMTIHNDNAKQDFLIGGSSEVAERVEVHTHINDNGVMRMREVKGGVPLPSKANTELKPGSYHIMFMGLKRALKDGETIPVTLKFKNEKAQTIHVPVKTAPMPAAHKHNHGEGAHKH; translated from the coding sequence ATGAAAAAACTTTTGGCAACCTTAATTATCGCCGGTTTGGCAACTTCTGCTTCAGCCGCAGGCATTCATGTAAAAGATGCGTGGGCGCGCGCCACCGTAGAAGGCATGCACATGAGCGGTGCATTCATGACCATCCACAACGACAATGCCAAACAAGATTTCTTAATCGGCGGCAGCAGCGAAGTGGCCGAGCGTGTTGAAGTGCATACCCACATCAACGACAACGGCGTGATGCGTATGCGCGAAGTCAAAGGCGGCGTGCCATTACCGAGCAAAGCCAATACCGAATTGAAACCGGGCAGCTACCACATCATGTTTATGGGTTTGAAACGCGCCTTGAAAGATGGCGAAACCATTCCGGTAACGCTTAAATTCAAAAACGAAAAAGCGCAAACCATTCATGTGCCGGTGAAAACCGCCCCTATGCCTGCCGCGCATAAACACAACCACGGCGAAGGCGCACACAAACACTAG
- a CDS encoding diacylglycerol kinase, translating to MKNDSYAAAKKGKTGLQRIINAFGYSKDGLKAAYRFESAFRQLVLLNAILIIITFLLNFGPATRTLLIMASFISLITELFNTAIEAAVDHTSTEKHELAKRAKDAGSAAQLLALTLLALVWLMSLWREYGFNLF from the coding sequence ACTCTTACGCCGCCGCCAAAAAAGGCAAAACCGGCCTACAGCGCATCATTAATGCGTTTGGCTATTCCAAAGACGGCCTGAAAGCCGCTTACCGCTTTGAAAGCGCGTTCCGCCAATTGGTGTTACTCAATGCCATTTTGATTATCATCACCTTTTTGCTCAACTTCGGCCCCGCCACACGCACTTTGCTGATTATGGCTTCGTTTATTTCCTTGATTACCGAATTGTTCAACACCGCCATTGAAGCCGCGGTTGACCATACTTCCACCGAAAAACACGAGTTGGCCAAGCGTGCCAAAGATGCCGGCTCGGCCGCCCAGCTATTGGCCTTAACCCTGCTGGCACTGGTTTGGCTGATGTCGCTGTGGCGTGAATATGGGTTTAACCTGTTTTAA
- the mnmA gene encoding tRNA 2-thiouridine(34) synthase MnmA has protein sequence MNTQHTPQNIIVGLSGGVDSSVTAALLKKQGHHVNGVFMQNWEDDDNDEYCSIKQDSFDAIAVADIVGIDIDIVNFAEQYKDNVFAYFLKEYSAGRTPNPDVLCNAEIKFKCFLDYAIEQGADTIATGHYARKEVRNGVHYLLKGLDQNKDQSYFLYRLKPHQLERAIFPLGDLEKPEVRRLATEFELPTAAKKDSTGICFIGERPFREFLQKYLPTNNGKMVTPEGKVVGEHVGLMFYTLGQRKGLGIGGAGEPWFVAAKDLGKNELIVVQGHDHPLLYTNSLIMNDLSFTLPERPQPGRYTCKTRYRMADAACELRYLDDDTIELVFDEPQWAVTPGQSAVIYDGDVCLGGGIIMSTDKPVIIK, from the coding sequence ATGAATACTCAACACACCCCACAAAACATCATCGTCGGCCTCTCCGGCGGCGTCGATTCATCCGTGACTGCTGCTTTGTTAAAAAAACAAGGCCATCATGTCAATGGCGTATTTATGCAAAACTGGGAAGACGATGACAACGACGAATATTGCAGCATCAAGCAAGATTCATTCGATGCCATTGCTGTGGCCGATATTGTCGGCATCGACATCGATATTGTGAATTTTGCCGAACAATACAAAGACAATGTGTTCGCCTATTTCTTAAAAGAATACAGCGCCGGCCGCACGCCAAATCCCGATGTATTGTGTAATGCCGAAATCAAATTCAAGTGCTTCTTGGATTACGCCATCGAACAAGGCGCGGACACCATTGCCACCGGCCACTACGCACGCAAAGAAGTACGCAACGGCGTGCATTACCTGCTCAAAGGTCTCGACCAAAACAAAGACCAAAGTTATTTCCTGTACCGCTTAAAACCGCATCAACTCGAGCGCGCCATTTTCCCATTGGGCGATTTGGAAAAACCTGAAGTTCGCCGTTTGGCTACTGAATTCGAGCTGCCGACCGCTGCGAAAAAAGATAGCACCGGCATCTGCTTTATCGGCGAGCGCCCGTTTCGCGAATTTCTGCAAAAATACCTGCCGACCAACAACGGTAAAATGGTCACACCTGAAGGTAAAGTGGTCGGCGAACACGTCGGCTTGATGTTTTACACCTTAGGCCAGCGCAAAGGTTTAGGCATTGGCGGCGCAGGCGAACCATGGTTTGTTGCCGCTAAAGATTTGGGCAAAAACGAATTAATCGTGGTACAAGGACACGATCATCCGCTGCTTTACACCAACAGCCTAATCATGAACGATTTGAGCTTTACCCTGCCTGAGCGTCCGCAACCTGGCCGCTACACCTGCAAAACCCGCTACCGTATGGCCGATGCCGCCTGCGAATTGCGCTATCTCGATGATGACACCATCGAATTAGTGTTCGATGAACCGCAATGGGCGGTCACCCCCGGTCAATCTGCTGTGATTTACGATGGCGATGTGTGCTTGGGTGGCGGTATCATTATGTCGACCGATAAACCGGTTATCATCAAATAA